One segment of Triticum aestivum cultivar Chinese Spring chromosome 2A, IWGSC CS RefSeq v2.1, whole genome shotgun sequence DNA contains the following:
- the LOC123185060 gene encoding BTB/POZ domain-containing protein At5g48130 produces the protein MEKMIGRGVEMGTEVEMSPAAKEAAAAAMFSPYSSPSTAFLLQRRVLSWAKETGSPATVRVRVADRSFILHRDPLASRSRYFSQAMEEVSGDVELPDSFPGGSDAFEVIGLFCYGDSVALDPFNVAAVRCAAEFLDVGGLGARCDLYINQVVLQSWDDALIVLQRCQPLLPAAEELLIVSRCVESLAFMACMEILDPEQRRDQPGVDDAGARGLVGRRWDAEVVKELAARDLWIKDLIALPFEFFKRIVQALRRQGMKEKYVSPVVLFYANKWVLSKKTHKFWASTDEAGDGETDANRRATEILQGVVDLLPVEASGAVPVAFYFALLSRSLALELKEESRTRLRDQVASQLQFASADDLPLPEQDADRSVSVADSLEVVTMESIVSNHVAMQRQGAEAVAELWDRYLVQIVADPKLRPERLAELIGVVPAGDRKTHDHLYEAINTYLLEHPGLSGEEKAALCGHLECRKLSHEACIQAVQNERMPLRFIVQALFVQQMHTHRAFAERSDSFRYMLSGELIPGVAGAYTPSPGCPVPTSQPLSTTSPYTDAHTNAALDGKLRARGDDDAASDYETASFRIQALEQEIVSLKKTLQRHNTLKGGSVRKDSKEPSFRADAAAPVAIRRRAPASGSCIGSMRWGSQRRCASRILRVFTRLAVFGRSRSRGKQSKCRAAAEQLSCL, from the exons ATGGAGAAGATGATTGGGAGGGGGGTGGAGATGGGGACGGAGGTGGAGATGTCGCCGGCTGCCAAGGAAGCGGCGGCCGCTGCCATGTTTAGCCCCTACTCGAGCCCCAGCACGGCCTTCCTGCTGCAGAGGAGAGTTCTTTCCTG GGCGAAGGAGACCGGGTCGCCGGCGACGGTGCGCGTTCGCGTCGCCGACAGGAGCTTCATTCTGCACAGG GATCCTCTGGCGTCAAGAAGCAGGTACTTCAGCCAGGCGATGGAGGAGGTGTCCGGAGACGTCGAGCTGCCGGACAGCTTCCCCGGCGGCTCTGACGCCTTCGAGGTGATCGGGCTCTTCTGCTACGGCGACTCCGTGGCGCTCGACCCGTTCAACGTGGCGGCGGTGCGCTGCGCGGCCGAGTTCCTGGACGTGGGCGGCCTGGGCGCGCGCTGCGACCTCTACATCAACCAGGTGGTGCTGCAGAGCTGGGACGACGCGCTCATCGTCCTGCAGCGCTGCCAgcccctcctccccgccgccgaggAGCTCCTCATCGTCAGCCGCTGCGTCGAGTCGCTGGCCTTCATGGCGTGCATGGAGATCCTCGACCCGGAGCAGCGGCGGGACCAGCCCGGCGTCGACGACGCCGGCGCGCGCGGCCTGGTCGGCCGCCGCTGGGACGCCGAGGTCGTCAAGGAGCTCGCCGCGCGCGACCTCTGGATCAAGGACCTCATCGCCCTCCCCTTCGAGTTCTTCAAGCGGATCGTGCAGGCGCTGCGGCGGCAAGGGATGAAGGAGAAGTACGTGAGCCCCGTGGTGCTCTTCTACGCCAACAAGTGGGTGCTCTCCAAGAAGACCCACAAGTTCTGGGCGAGCACGGACGAGGCCGGCGACGGCGAGACCGACGCCAACAGGAGGGCCACGGAGATACTGCAGGGCGTGGTCGACCTGCTCCCGGTGGAGGCGAGCGGCGCCGTCCCGGTGGCCTTCTACTTCGCGCTGCTGTCGCGGTCGCTCGCCCTCGAGCTGAAAGAGGAGAGCCGGACGAGGCTGCGGGACCAGGTAGCGTCCCAGCTGCAGTTCGCCAGCGCGGATGACCTGCCGCTGCCGGAGCAAGACGCCGACCGGTCCGTCTCCGTCGCCGATAGCCTGGAGGTGGTGACAATGGAGAGCATCGTCTCAAACCACGTCGCCATGCAAAGACAAGGGGCCGAGGCCGTGGCGGAGTTGTGGGATCGGTACCTCGTGCAGATCGTCGCTGATCCGAAGCTCCGGCCGGAGAGGCTGGCTGAACTGATCGGCGTCGTTCCGGCCGGCGACCGGAAGACCCACGACCATCTATACGAGGCAATCAACACTTACTTACTG GAGCATCCCGGGCTGTCCGGCGAGGAGAAGGCGGCGCTGTGCGGGCACCTCGAGTGCCGGAAGCTGTCGCACGAGGCGTGCATCCAGGCGGTGCAGAACGAGCGGATGCCGCTCCGGTTCATCGTGCAGGCGCTGTTCGTGCAGCAGATGCACACGCACCGCGCCTTCGCGGAGCGCTCCGACTCGTTCCGGTACATGCTCTCCGGCGAGCTGATCCCGGGCGTCGCCGGCGCGTACACGCCGAGCCCGGGGTGCCCCGTCCCCACGAGCCAGCCGCTGAGCACCACGAGCCCGTACACGGACGCCCACACCAACGCCGCGCTCGACGGGAAGCTGCGCGCCCGCGGCGACGACGACGCGGCGTCGGACTACGAGACGGCGAGCTTCAGGATCCAGGCGCTGGAGCAGGAGATCGTCTCGCTGAAGAAGACCCTGCAGCGGCACAACACCCTGAAAGGAGGCTCGGTTCGCAAGGACAGCAAGGAGCCGAGCTTCAGGGCGGACGCGGCGGCGCCGGTGGCGATCAGGCGGCGAGCGCCCGCGTCCGGCAGCTGCATCGGGTCCATGCGCTGGGGCTCGCAGCGGCGGTGCGCCAGCAGGATCCTGCGCGTGTTTACGAGACTGGCCGTGTTCGGGCGGAGCAGGTCCCGAGGGAAGCAGAGCAAGTGCAGGGCTGCAGCAGAGCAGCTCAGCTGCTTGTAG